A stretch of the Capsicum annuum cultivar UCD-10X-F1 chromosome 8, UCD10Xv1.1, whole genome shotgun sequence genome encodes the following:
- the LOC107879437 gene encoding acetyl-CoA-benzylalcohol acetyltransferase-like, translating into MAKLDIQIQKKKMIKPSTPTLNHLRTLKLSYFDQGAPRMYVPILFHYLPSSVGITERCDKLQKSLAEMLTMFYPLAGRFSEDEFSILCNDEGVEYVETKVNTDLAEFLHQGPKNIELLDDLLPTDLPSSPLLGIQVNVFNCGGLVMGIQISHILADGFTLGTFVKEWARISLTGMTKGCLPISFGGLSSLFPTRVQSGPQFAAPSNRDPNIVTKRFVFDALAIAKLRNRTNSSATFRRPTRVVAVMSLIWKVLVGISLAKHGHARDSHLLFPINLRGKSNLPSLEHALGNFYVTVVAALEANKSRKELTDFVSVVGGKTRDIAAGFSNANIDDITSACVTYGTEVVSKLGQKDVDNYPSTSWCGFPWYGADFGWGKPCWVSSVSKNYEGISLLDTKNGDGIEAWVGLKEDDMAEFERDPEILSSTSNRKLHLIPQGIDI; encoded by the coding sequence ATGGCCAAGTTAGATATTCAAAtccagaaaaagaaaatgataaagccCTCAACTCCTACCCTGAATCATCTTCGGACCCTCAAACTTTCATATTTTGATCAGGGTGCACCTCGTATGTATGTACCAATACTGTTCCATTACTTACCAAGTAGTGTAGGAATTACTGAAAGATGTGATAAGTTGCAAAAATCTTTGGCCGAGATGTTAACCATGTTTTACCCTCTAGCTGGGAGATTTAGTGAAGATGAATTCTCAATTCTCTGCAATGATGAAGGTGTTGAGTATGTCGAAACCAAAGTGAACACGGATCTTGCTGAATTTCTCCACCAAGGACCCAAGAATATTGAGCTTCTGGATGATCTTCTTCCAACAGATTTGCCATCAAGTCCATTACTTGGAATCCAAGTGAACGTATTCAATTGTGGAGGCCTAGTCATGGGCATACAAATTTCACACATTCTAGCCGATGGTTTCACATTAGGAACATTTGTCAAGGAATGGGCACGCATTAGCCTTACAGGGATGACAAAAGGCTGTCTCCCAATTAGTTTCGGTGGCTTGTCATCGCTCTTCCCAACGAGAGTGCAATCAGGACCTCAGTTTGCAGCACCTTCGAATAGAGACCCTAACATTGTCACGAAGAGGTTTGTTTTTGATGCCCTGGCAATAGCAAAGCTAAGAAACAGAACCAACTCGAGTGCCACATTCAGGAGACCTACTCGAGTGGTGGCTGTCATGTCGTTAATATGGAAGGTTCTGGTGGGCATTTCGTTAGCCAAACATGGACATGCAAGGGACTCTCATTTATTATTTCCGATCAATTTGAGGGGAAAATCAAATTTACCATCTTTAGAGCATGCTCTAGGGAATTTCTACGTGACTGTAGTTGCTGCACTTGAGGCAAACAAGTCAAGAAAGGAGTTAACTGACTTTGTTAGCGTGGTAGGAGGTAAAACAAGGGACATAGCTGCAGGCTTTAGTAATGCAAACATCGACGATATTACCTCTGCGTGTGTTACCTATGGCACAGAAGTTGTAAGCAAACTTGGTCAGAAAGATGTAGACAATTATCCTAGCACGAGTTGGTGCGGGTTTCCGTGGTATGGAGCAGACTTTGGTTGGGGAAAGCCATGTTGGGTGAGCAGTGTTAGCAAAAATTATGAAGGAATTAGTCTGTTGGACACAAAAAATGGAGATGGTATAGAAGCATGGGTTGGTTTGAAGGAGGACGACATGGCTGAATTCGAGAGAGACCCTGAGATTTTGTCCTCCACCTCGAATCGAAAGTTGCATTTGATTCCTCAAGGaattgatatataa